DNA sequence from the Falco biarmicus isolate bFalBia1 chromosome 5, bFalBia1.pri, whole genome shotgun sequence genome:
CCCTGGGAAATGGTCAAAGACAATCCGGGGACTGAGATCCAGACTGTGGCAGTGGTACCACAAACAGTCTGAGCCAGTCTGGGTAAGAACTTACCTCGCTTCTTTCCTGAGCAGGACAAGAACCTGAGCACCCGTTCTCCAAGCAAAAGCCAAGACTGACTCAATGCTAACTCACCCCAACAGCGGACTCAGTGCCAGCTTCTGAGCCGGTGGCTTTGACAGGGTCCCCGTACAATTACAAGGTGAGAGTAGCACCACCCTTCATCTGCACGGTCCTCTGAACTAACCCAGTGACAGACCCCTGGAAGAACTTTGGCTGCACAACCACAAGAACAAAACTGCTCCAGTGATCCTCGTGCGAGTTATCTACGCAAGGAAAACACTTCATGTTCCAGGTGAAAAGCTTAAACCCTCCTGAACAGCAGAGAACAAGCAGGAAGAAGAGACTCAAGCTCATCCATCTCCAGGCCATGCCAATGGAATTGATAAAGGGCAGCTTCAGCATGGATCATCTCCTCTCAGTTACCTGCAGACACGGCCAAGAGAGACACATCTTCAGCAACTGTTTCGGAGCCTAACATTACCTTAGTAACAGCAGCTGGAGTTTCTGACAACAAGGTGATCCAAGGTGAAGGTGACCGGGGAGCAGGTTATCAGGGTATCTGCAAAACCTGTCCACATTCTTGGACACCTCTGGTTTGCCCTGAGGGCTGattttctcagctgtgctgcccaACAGCCAGTGAGGGCTGGCCTTCTGGAGCTCCCACCTCTCATTTAAAAGACAACAACTCATGTAGTAAATGATGCAAAAATCTCATGAATAAATGTCCACCCTCTTGTGAGGGCATGATGGAAGGGGCAGATATTTTTCCCAGCTACTAGAAGGCTTAGCACCCTTTTGCAAGGGCATTAAGTACATTTTCAAGCCTGACTTGGGTGGAATGTCACTTATTAACACTGTTCAGGACTGTTACAACAAAAAGTTGTACTACATTCATCATTTAACATGAAAGCAGAGCTGACTAAAGAAACCAGGTGCCGCAGTTTATTTTGGAGGTGACAGCAAGGCAAACAGAGTATCTGTTTCAATGAACTTTATTTACTTCCATATTATACAAGTGGGATCTGAATCCCCAAACTTCCCATCATCAACATAATGGAGAAGCACCATCGCACAAAAGGCAGGCAGAATTTTGGAGCCAGAGGACAGGCTAGATCCAGCCATTTCTCCCCATGTGGTCAGAAATTCTTCCTCCTTCACACAGCGTACTTCCCCGACCGGCAGGTTTACCCCAGGAATAAGAGAGACAAAGCTAGCTCTAAatactccctcctcctctccccaacaaaacaggctgctcagcaccagcagtgGAATGGTTAAAAGACAGGGAGTACATTAGGTTTTCAGTCTCTCTACCAGCCCACTAGATTAAGAACTGGCCGGGTTACTCCCTCTTCTCCTGAAAAAGATCCAGGAAAATCGAAGACCTAAAATGCTGAAGACTtacctcctttccttcccccatCCCATAGCCTTGCTCTCTAAGCAGAGAGTAGGCAATGAACTCTGAGGAGGCTGAAGGAAAGCCAAGGCAAATCAGGGGCTACCTGAATCCCTGGGAACCTGGTGGCCACCCCGGTGCCCTCATTCATTCCCTTTGAGGTTCAGAGACCTGTTTGGAACAGCACACAGAGAGGGCCTCCCTTAGGGATTCGGAAGCAACCAGGGATACAGAACACACAGGAACCGCTGTGAGGGTACACACCATTCCAGGGATGGCCCAAACCACAAACAGGGCAAGGCTCCCCCCAGCCAAggccccaggggctgggggagctgcgACGAGGCCCTGGCAGGGGGAAGAATGCTCCTGCAGCAGTACTGAGGGCTCACGGGACTTtacttcttcttcctctcctgggAACAGCGAGGGCAGAACCTGGTAGACAGGGAAGTAAAAAGCCGGCGTTTTCGGCATGACATGAACCCCCAACACAGAGTCCCAAAGGACCTTTTCCAAGGTCCCTGACAAAGccttaattaaaattttcctttttaagacGTCTTTAAGCATGTATGTACAGTACTCTCCCTTCTGCCACCCAGGACCTCCCCTTTCCAAAGGTCAGTGGGCCCCTCCAGGTTGCTTGTTCACTCACCATTTTCCTCTCGGTTTTGTCGTCAGACCCACACAGGCAAAATGAAACCATTCAATGGAACACTGTGGGGACAGAGAACAGTCCGTTAATgagcagttttcttttgaaatcattGCTTCTGGGGTACCAGTTTCCCAGTCTTTGATCACAAACTCCTAAATCCCTAGCAGCAACCAGGGAATGACAACTCACACCCAACCTATACCTTGTTAGCAAGGAGAACTTGCTTTTCTCCCTTGCTAAGTGTGGGGGCAAGAAGCTTGACATTTTAAGGAAAACCCTGAAGAGGCACTTGACAGGTCATGGCAAGCCACCCCTCTGCCCTTCCAAACCGCCTGAGGGAAGCCCTCTTCTTGTCCCTGCTTGCTGTATCAGGCCCCACCCAAGCAGGACAAGACTTTCTGTGCAAGACTCTCTCCACAACCTTCCACCCCAGTTCCATCAAGTGCGGGCTCTTACATCTGGGTTGTCGCAGCCAATCATCTCCCCATAGGAGACCTGGTGGCAGAGGCAGTAAGTAGGCTCATTGGGGTCCACGGGCATATCCAATACATCCGAAGGGTGCACATTTCCAAAGGTGACGGAAGGCATCCCATACTCTGTGCTACTGCAGataggaataaaagaaaatcagcaaaataaCTGTCTTCGAGTCCCTTCATGTCTCTCAAGGCAATGCCCTTGTTTGCCACTTCTCTTTTTTAAGCACATACATCCAACTCCACCAAAGTGACCTGCTTTCCCCTTCGTGCCACGCTTCCCTGAAAGAATTTAAAGGTCTCCTTCCTCCTGTTTCCCAAGAAGGGACAGGGGACACCACCTAGTCTGGGAGTGGGGATCAGATCCTTTGCCGGGGGAGTCTGGCTAGGCCTCCCTTGCTCTGACTTGTAGTGCTGCTTCTCATTCCTGCAATCCTCTTAAACACTTACGTGCGCACAAGCTTCAGTTTCTTTTGGGCAGTTTTTGGCGCTTCCTCATCAGAGTTCTTCCCTTTAGAGCGAGCACGGgcagctttcttctctttttgggCTCGGCCCTCTggtaagaagagaaaaaggtgtTGCATCTGCCACCCCATCAAAATAGGCACCTGACAGTAACAACCTCTCCAGCACTAAAATACACTCTTGCTTTGGAGTGCATATTGGCTTTGGGCCATGCACCCCATCTTAATTTTATCTAGCAGCCTTGAATATGCTCACACAAGAAGAGCCCAGGTCACCATCTTTTTACCTGTCCTTCAGATTCCAGCGTAACAGTCTTTGATCTGTACCACTCCAGTGCCTGCCTTCATCCCCACCACTTCCATAGTCACTTGGCTGCCTCCTGTATCAATCTGCAGCCCAGTGGTCGTACTCACTCTTCTTGCCCTTGCTGGAGGAACTGTCATAGTCACTCGACTCTATCTGCTTCTCCTTCAGGTCTGCTTCAAAGCGAGCGAGGTCTGTGTCCAGCCGCCGGATGTGCTTATCAACCTGCAAAGACGACAGCGACCAGGAATTACCACAGAACAGAGCCCAAGAGGGCAAAGAGGAGAGGGCACAGGGCTTGCGCTAATTGCTGAGAAGCAAGAGTAGGTAGGGCCTAAAAGAGAGATCAGGGCCTTCAGTACATCCTTTCATATACAATAAGCACCAGACACTTCCCTTCATACCATCTCGTAGGTCTGCATAGCCAGCTGAACCTTGTCGTCCCCAAACTCCTTGCATTTCCCATAGGCCTCCTGGATTTGCTTGAGAAGCCCcagtttttcctctgaagaCAAAGTCCGTGCATTGCTGATATACTCCGTGGCCAACTTATCGATCTCTGACTTGAGGTCTGAAACAAGTTTACCGTTCAACACgtaaatacacatacacaacGCACACACTACAGTGCCCTGCGCTGAGAGAGACTGAAGGGTCAGAGCAGCTGGTGgcttcctcccctgccctgcgATCCCTGGGATAAAGGCAAAGGAAAGTGAACAAAACCATCGCTAATCCTCACCTTCCGTCCTCTGATCCAGATCTCGCATGAGCTGGAAGTTTCTCTGCAGTTCAAACGGCAGGTTCTCAATacctgcagggaaaggaggataCATGGAGAAGTCAGGCTCCTGTCCCCCGTGCCAAGGCACGAACAAAGCTAAACTGATAACACCACGCACACCACTCTGTTGATTCCCAATGCCCTTTCCTGGTGCACATTAGTGTGCTCCACTTGTTGTCAACATCAAATGAGACAGGCTATAAAAATGTGATATATTTAATCGAGGAGCATAGTTCTATAATACGTATTAGTTAACAGAACTGCTGCTTGGCAGAAAGACCTACattaagaaagcagaaaaccagaatttgTAATGAAGTCACTCATTACAATACAACGTATCCACCCAAGAACTCCattcagtaatgaaaaaaaatagtacaaCAGCTGGTAAATAATGCCATTTAGTTATTTCTATAGAAGGAAGTAAAAATTGATCAAATGCTAATTCACTGAAAAGCGAGTCCGTTTTAGTGCATCTATTTTACATATAGGGACAGGAGACACTGTGCAGAGCCAAAGAGCAAATCTGAGACAGGACGGGGAGCAGTGAACAGCAGCCTTAACCCCCAACACGTGTGCCTTGTTCTGCCTTCTGCACTGTAATGACAGGGTGGTCTGTCCAACACCTGAAAGGATGCTACGCATCATGAATAATAAATGTTTGCAGGGCTCTGAATGAGCAATGTGAAGTAGGTAGTCAATTAATTTTCAATGCACTATGCTACTCGCCCCCCAGGCATCACCAGATGCTCAACTGACAAAGCTGATAAAAAACAATTCTCATTTTTCCACGCCTGTCTAATCAAACTGAGATCTAGTGTCACTGCATTAACCTGAAGTCCAAGCTTGATTATTGTCACCTTTGTATCTAATAAAATCAAAAAACCCTCTCTTGcaggttaaaaaaccccaaaggcgGGGTGAAAAGCTCTTCAGAAACACAACATAAGCATGTCTGCTTCCTGAACCCACTCTCCAATACACAGGCAGTGTAAATGAAGGTGTGTCTATCCATCATCAAAACTGTCTAATACATCAGTCCCAGCAGCAGTCTCTATTTTCACTGCCACATGTTTCGACAGCAGAGACATCTCCCTGAAAAGCAATCAGCTGGCAGGGAAGCTCTGTATGCAACAGGCAGGTTTTAACAAGTACTACACACGGGCCATGAAATTAGTTCCTGTAAGAGGTAAAACAACTGTGGGCCTCGCTGTGCTCAGAAGCTGctcttt
Encoded proteins:
- the ING4 gene encoding inhibitor of growth protein 4 isoform X3 — its product is MRDLDQRTEDLKSEIDKLATEYISNARTLSSEEKLGLLKQIQEAYGKCKEFGDDKVQLAMQTYEMVDKHIRRLDTDLARFEADLKEKQIESSDYDSSSSKGKKKGRAQKEKKAARARSKGKNSDEEAPKTAQKKLKLVRTSTEYGMPSVTFGNVHPSDVLDMPVDPNEPTYCLCHQVSYGEMIGCDNPDCSIEWFHFACVGLTTKPRGKWFCPRCSQERKKK
- the ING4 gene encoding inhibitor of growth protein 4 isoform X1, with product MMETADLDEESSAGIENLPFELQRNFQLMRDLDQRTEDLKSEIDKLATEYISNARTLSSEEKLGLLKQIQEAYGKCKEFGDDKVQLAMQTYEMVDKHIRRLDTDLARFEADLKEKQIESSDYDSSSSKGKKKGRAQKEKKAARARSKGKNSDEEAPKTAQKKLKLVRTSTEYGMPSVTFGNVHPSDVLDMPVDPNEPTYCLCHQVSYGEMIGCDNPDCSIEWFHFACVGLTTKPRGKWFCPRCSQERKKK
- the ING4 gene encoding inhibitor of growth protein 4 isoform X2; translation: MAAGMYLEHYLDSIENLPFELQRNFQLMRDLDQRTEDLKSEIDKLATEYISNARTLSSEEKLGLLKQIQEAYGKCKEFGDDKVQLAMQTYEMVDKHIRRLDTDLARFEADLKEKQIESSDYDSSSSKGKKKGRAQKEKKAARARSKGKNSDEEAPKTAQKKLKLVRTSTEYGMPSVTFGNVHPSDVLDMPVDPNEPTYCLCHQVSYGEMIGCDNPDCSIEWFHFACVGLTTKPRGKWFCPRCSQERKKK